From a region of the Coprococcus comes ATCC 27758 genome:
- a CDS encoding DUF3794 and LysM peptidoglycan-binding domain-containing protein — MELIRKQVRMNQMGKTVTDQFMIGGDYNVPDAKSDVGRVLSGEGSLRIEETRRVENYLRVTGKLNFKVLYVTDSGDPRPGALEGMIPFEEMVYMEEENGEGEDIVQVQRVECGVSLIHSRKLAVKALAEITVHTEQITEKQVTLDVDGEEGIYLKKCPVELLQLFTAKRDIYRIKEEIKIPGTKENIGTLLWTEVSSRKMDTRLVQDAMLINGELQIFVLYESQEGKTDWVEQTVPYEGRIECAGAEEGMYHHVYDRLDDISVEVRMDEDGEMRALGIEAALQVRLFVYGEEKLEILEDAYSLDKKCVLETEEVVVEELLMQNHSKSKITERLSLPELKDEILQVCHSSADLQIEKMEVQDGGILAEGILNVSFLYVKANDEVPFGVWKGMVPFSAMLECREGSSDMKYDVTYAVEQLAVDLAGNDEVEIKAVVAFRSFMRKAEKIQMVTEAALVDYEKEERMNQPGIVGYIVKDGDDLWSLAKKYSTTEESILLNNELLSKELKTGDKILIFRESLSIL; from the coding sequence ATGGAACTGATAAGAAAACAGGTACGCATGAATCAGATGGGCAAAACAGTGACGGATCAGTTTATGATCGGTGGGGATTATAATGTACCAGATGCGAAAAGTGACGTGGGAAGAGTGCTTTCTGGTGAGGGAAGTCTGCGGATTGAAGAGACAAGAAGAGTGGAAAATTATCTCCGTGTGACGGGAAAACTGAATTTTAAAGTTTTGTATGTGACAGATTCGGGAGATCCGCGTCCCGGAGCTTTAGAGGGAATGATTCCGTTTGAGGAAATGGTCTACATGGAGGAAGAGAACGGAGAAGGCGAAGACATTGTGCAAGTTCAGCGGGTGGAATGCGGGGTATCACTGATCCATTCGAGAAAGCTTGCGGTAAAAGCGCTTGCGGAAATAACGGTACATACAGAGCAGATCACAGAAAAACAGGTGACACTTGATGTGGATGGGGAAGAAGGAATCTATCTGAAAAAATGTCCGGTGGAGCTGCTGCAGCTGTTTACCGCGAAGAGAGACATTTACAGGATCAAAGAGGAGATTAAGATACCGGGGACCAAAGAGAATATCGGAACGCTCTTGTGGACAGAGGTAAGCTCCCGGAAAATGGATACCAGACTTGTGCAGGATGCTATGCTGATAAATGGAGAATTACAGATCTTTGTTCTCTATGAATCCCAGGAGGGCAAGACAGACTGGGTGGAGCAGACGGTTCCTTATGAGGGGCGGATCGAGTGTGCCGGCGCAGAAGAAGGTATGTATCATCATGTCTATGACCGGCTGGATGATATCAGTGTGGAAGTGCGGATGGATGAGGACGGTGAGATGCGTGCGCTTGGCATTGAAGCGGCACTTCAGGTTCGTCTTTTTGTCTATGGGGAAGAAAAGCTGGAGATTTTAGAGGATGCGTATTCCCTTGATAAAAAATGTGTTTTGGAGACAGAAGAAGTTGTTGTTGAGGAGCTTCTGATGCAGAATCATTCAAAAAGTAAGATCACAGAACGATTAAGTCTGCCGGAGCTGAAAGATGAGATCCTTCAGGTGTGCCACAGCAGCGCAGATCTGCAGATAGAAAAAATGGAAGTGCAGGATGGAGGAATTCTGGCAGAGGGGATTCTAAATGTCAGCTTTCTGTATGTAAAGGCAAACGATGAAGTACCATTTGGTGTGTGGAAGGGGATGGTTCCGTTCTCGGCAATGCTTGAATGCCGGGAAGGAAGCAGCGATATGAAATATGACGTCACATATGCAGTGGAGCAGCTTGCGGTAGATCTTGCCGGAAATGATGAAGTAGAGATCAAAGCGGTCGTGGCGTTCAGAAGCTTCATGCGAAAAGCGGAAAAAATACAGATGGTGACAGAGGCTGCACTTGTGGATTATGAAAAAGAAGAGCGGATGAACCAGCCGGGAATTGTGGGATATATCGTAAAAGACGGAGATGATCTGTGGAGCCTGGCAAAGAAATATTCGACCACAGAAGAAAGCATTCTGCTTAATAATGAATTATTATCAAAAGAATTGAAAACGGGTGATAAAATATTGATTTTTCGGGAGAGTTTGAGTATACTATAG
- a CDS encoding UDP-N-acetylmuramoyl-tripeptide--D-alanyl-D-alanine ligase, producing the protein MKNMTLKNITAACHGTFHGDSSFLEKEITGVAIDSRKAAPGFLFVPLKGARVDGHTFIPQVMEQGALATLTEEDPSSLTCPCIHVESCEKALRDIAAFYRMQLDIKVVGITGSVGKTSTKETIASVLSRKYNVLKTEGNFNNGIGLPLTIFNLTEEHEVAVLEMGIDHFGEMHELASISQPDICVITNIGLAHMENLGSRDGILKAKTEVFDHLRPNASVILNGDDDKLSTVAEVQGKKPVFFGLSDQLDAYADGIVSQGLRGTDAVLHLPLGEINVHIPVPGNHMVYNALAGACVGMKLGLTLEEIQTGISSLKTIAGRTNLIDTGSLLIIDDCYNANPVSMKSSLDVLSTATGRTVAVMGDMYELGDKENELHYNTGAHAAEIGIDVICCIGELSHHAYEGAKACAKSSAVLYFKTKQDFLGKIRNVVKKDDTILVKASHGMEFPEIIDVLRQMKF; encoded by the coding sequence ATGAAAAATATGACATTAAAAAATATAACCGCTGCCTGCCATGGAACCTTCCATGGTGACAGCAGTTTTCTTGAAAAAGAGATTACCGGCGTTGCAATCGACAGCCGGAAAGCAGCACCGGGATTTCTTTTTGTCCCACTCAAAGGAGCCCGTGTAGACGGCCACACCTTTATCCCACAGGTTATGGAACAGGGTGCACTTGCTACTCTTACAGAAGAAGATCCTTCTTCCCTTACCTGTCCCTGCATTCATGTAGAATCCTGCGAAAAAGCACTTCGTGATATCGCAGCGTTTTACCGCATGCAGCTTGACATCAAGGTTGTCGGCATCACCGGAAGTGTTGGCAAGACCAGCACCAAAGAAACGATTGCCTCTGTCCTTTCCCGGAAATACAATGTTCTTAAGACAGAGGGAAACTTTAACAATGGAATCGGACTTCCGCTTACCATCTTCAATCTTACCGAAGAACATGAAGTCGCTGTCCTGGAGATGGGAATTGACCATTTCGGAGAGATGCATGAACTTGCATCCATCAGCCAGCCGGATATCTGTGTAATCACCAACATCGGTCTTGCACACATGGAAAATCTCGGAAGCCGCGACGGAATCTTAAAAGCCAAAACCGAAGTTTTTGATCATCTACGTCCAAATGCTTCTGTCATCTTAAACGGAGATGACGACAAACTTTCCACAGTCGCAGAGGTACAAGGGAAAAAGCCTGTTTTCTTCGGTCTTTCAGACCAGCTGGATGCCTATGCAGACGGAATCGTAAGTCAGGGACTTCGCGGAACTGACGCTGTACTCCACCTTCCACTTGGTGAAATCAACGTACATATCCCGGTGCCGGGAAACCACATGGTCTACAATGCTCTCGCCGGAGCATGTGTCGGCATGAAGCTTGGACTTACTCTGGAGGAAATCCAGACCGGGATCTCTTCCCTGAAGACGATTGCCGGACGTACCAATCTGATCGACACAGGATCTCTTTTGATCATCGATGATTGCTACAACGCTAATCCGGTTTCCATGAAATCTTCTCTGGATGTACTTTCTACCGCAACAGGAAGAACCGTAGCTGTAATGGGCGATATGTATGAGCTTGGTGATAAGGAGAATGAACTTCACTACAATACCGGCGCACATGCTGCCGAGATCGGCATTGATGTGATCTGCTGTATCGGAGAACTTTCCCACCACGCATATGAAGGTGCAAAAGCCTGTGCAAAGAGCAGTGCCGTACTTTACTTTAAAACCAAACAGGACTTCCTGGGAAAAATCCGGAATGTTGTCAAAAAAGATGATACCATTCTGGTCAAAGCTTCCCACGGTATGGAATTTCCTGAGATCATTGATGTACTCAGACAGATGAAGTTTTAA
- a CDS encoding Cof-type HAD-IIB family hydrolase has protein sequence MKYQILVLDLDGTLTNSRKEITPPTLKALIEIQEAGKKVVLASGRPTYGVVPLARQLHLERYGSYILSFNGARITDCRTGQFIYNKTLPQDVIPDIYRIASNYLVDILAYEDGQLLSGFTPTKYSELESRINHLPIVQIDNFCEKVSTFPNNKFLLTGEPDSIAAAKEEMSTHFHGYIDVYCSDPFFLEIVPKNVDKAASLLKLLTSIGLTADEMICCGDGYNDLTMIETAGLGVAMENAQPLVREKADFITKSNDDDGVLYVIDQFMRD, from the coding sequence ATGAAATATCAGATACTTGTTCTTGACCTGGACGGAACACTTACCAACTCCAGGAAAGAAATCACTCCACCAACGTTAAAGGCTCTGATCGAGATCCAGGAAGCCGGAAAAAAAGTTGTTCTTGCAAGCGGTCGCCCTACATACGGCGTGGTTCCCCTTGCCAGGCAGCTCCATCTGGAACGTTACGGAAGCTATATCCTATCCTTCAACGGAGCACGGATCACTGACTGCCGCACCGGCCAGTTCATTTACAACAAAACACTTCCGCAGGACGTGATCCCGGATATCTACCGGATCGCTTCCAACTACCTGGTTGATATTCTGGCTTATGAGGATGGACAGCTTCTGTCCGGATTTACCCCGACAAAATATTCCGAATTAGAATCCCGGATCAACCATTTACCAATTGTACAAATTGATAATTTCTGTGAGAAAGTATCCACATTTCCAAACAATAAATTTCTCCTGACCGGAGAACCGGATAGCATCGCTGCTGCTAAAGAGGAAATGTCCACTCATTTCCATGGTTATATTGATGTTTACTGTTCGGATCCATTTTTCCTCGAAATTGTTCCAAAGAATGTAGACAAAGCCGCCTCTCTTCTGAAGCTTCTTACCAGCATCGGTCTGACTGCTGATGAAATGATCTGCTGCGGTGACGGATACAACGACCTGACTATGATCGAAACCGCAGGTCTTGGAGTGGCAATGGAAAATGCACAGCCACTGGTCCGTGAAAAAGCAGATTTTATCACAAAGTCAAATGATGATGACGGAGTTCTCTATGTGATCGATCAGTTTATGCGCGATTGA
- a CDS encoding lysophospholipid acyltransferase family protein, whose product MIRFICIAVFLILYLILSIPVFLVEWIIGKFNRRAKDISSLRIVQWGFKVILKMTGVTTTVIGEENVPDEPVLFIGNHRSYFDILLTYSRCRRLTGYVAKKEMEKIPLLSTWMKNLYCLFLDRDNMREGLKTILQAIDYVKNGISICIFPEGTRNNGEELSMLPFRDGALKIAEKTGCAIIPISMNNTADIFEAHFPRVKKVHVVIEYGKPIYPKELDKETRKHLGIYCHDLIQDTIKKNASLI is encoded by the coding sequence ATGATACGATTTATCTGTATCGCAGTCTTTTTAATTCTTTACCTGATCCTGTCCATTCCGGTTTTTCTGGTGGAATGGATCATTGGTAAATTCAATCGCAGAGCCAAAGATATCAGTTCTCTGCGCATCGTTCAGTGGGGCTTTAAAGTGATTCTTAAGATGACCGGTGTCACGACAACCGTGATTGGTGAAGAAAATGTTCCGGATGAACCGGTACTCTTTATCGGCAACCACCGCAGTTATTTTGATATTCTCCTTACTTACAGCCGGTGCAGGCGTCTGACCGGTTATGTTGCCAAAAAAGAAATGGAAAAGATTCCGCTTCTTTCCACATGGATGAAGAATCTGTACTGTCTCTTCCTTGACAGAGACAATATGAGAGAAGGTCTGAAGACGATCCTTCAGGCAATTGATTATGTAAAAAATGGCATTTCCATCTGCATTTTCCCGGAAGGAACCCGCAACAATGGCGAAGAGCTTTCTATGCTTCCATTCCGTGACGGTGCACTTAAAATTGCCGAAAAGACCGGGTGTGCGATCATTCCGATCAGCATGAACAATACTGCTGACATTTTTGAAGCACATTTCCCACGTGTAAAAAAAGTACATGTCGTCATCGAATACGGCAAACCAATCTATCCAAAAGAACTGGATAAAGAGACAAGAAAACATCTTGGAATCTATTGTCATGATCTTATTCAGGACACAATTAAGAAAAACGCCAGTCTGATCTAA
- a CDS encoding nicotinate phosphoribosyltransferase has protein sequence MHSKNLTLLTDLYELTMMQGYYDKQDNPTVIFDVFYRSNPFSSGYAIAAGLEQVIEYVKNLNFSYDDVDYLRSLHIFSEDFLQYLSGYHFTGSIYAIPEGSLIFPKEPILKVVAPIMEAQLVETAILNILNHQCLIATKSSRIVYAAGDTGVMEFGLRRAQGPDAGLYGARAAVIAGCVGTSCVLTGKLFDVPVMGTHAHSWIMSFPDEYTAFKAYADLYPEGCTLLVDTYDTLKSGVPNAIRVFQEMKDAGISPRKLGIRLDSGDLAYLSKKARKMLDAAGFEEATICASNDLDEYLIHDLKMQGAAIDSWGVGTNLITSKDCPSFGGVYKLAAIQNKNGEFEPKIKLSENTEKITNPGNKTVYRIYEKETGKMKADYICFVDEEINPEEDLLLFDPSETWKKTKMKAGTYTVREMMQPIFINGECVYTSPSVKEIAAYCRQEKDTLWDESKRLFNPHQMYIDLSPRLYEVKKQLLDRMSADD, from the coding sequence ATGCATTCTAAAAATTTAACATTACTTACAGACTTATACGAACTGACTATGATGCAGGGTTATTACGATAAGCAGGACAATCCTACCGTAATTTTTGATGTATTTTACCGTTCCAACCCATTTTCTTCCGGTTATGCAATCGCAGCCGGACTTGAACAGGTTATTGAGTACGTGAAAAATCTGAACTTCAGCTATGATGATGTGGATTACCTTCGCAGTCTCCACATTTTTTCTGAAGATTTTCTTCAGTATCTGAGCGGCTATCACTTTACCGGAAGCATTTACGCAATTCCGGAAGGAAGCCTGATCTTCCCAAAGGAGCCGATCCTCAAAGTCGTTGCCCCGATCATGGAAGCTCAGCTTGTGGAAACCGCAATCCTGAACATTCTGAACCACCAGTGTCTGATCGCGACCAAGTCTTCCCGTATCGTATACGCTGCCGGTGATACCGGTGTTATGGAATTCGGGCTTCGCCGTGCCCAGGGACCGGATGCCGGATTATACGGTGCACGTGCTGCCGTGATCGCCGGCTGCGTGGGAACCTCCTGCGTACTTACCGGCAAGCTTTTTGACGTTCCGGTTATGGGAACCCATGCACACAGCTGGATCATGAGTTTCCCGGATGAATATACCGCATTTAAAGCCTATGCAGATCTTTATCCTGAAGGATGTACCCTTCTTGTCGATACTTACGACACCTTAAAATCCGGTGTGCCGAATGCGATCCGTGTCTTCCAGGAGATGAAAGATGCCGGCATCAGCCCGAGAAAGCTTGGTATCCGTCTTGACAGCGGCGATCTTGCCTACCTGTCCAAAAAAGCACGTAAAATGCTGGATGCGGCCGGCTTTGAAGAAGCAACGATCTGCGCATCCAACGACCTTGATGAATATCTGATCCACGACCTCAAAATGCAGGGCGCAGCGATCGATTCATGGGGTGTCGGAACCAATCTGATCACCTCCAAAGACTGTCCTTCATTCGGTGGTGTATATAAACTCGCTGCCATCCAGAATAAGAATGGTGAGTTCGAACCTAAAATCAAACTTTCTGAGAACACAGAAAAGATCACCAATCCGGGCAACAAGACGGTTTACCGTATTTACGAAAAAGAAACCGGCAAGATGAAAGCTGATTATATCTGCTTTGTAGACGAAGAAATCAATCCGGAGGAAGATCTTCTCCTCTTTGATCCAAGCGAGACATGGAAAAAGACAAAGATGAAAGCCGGAACCTATACCGTCCGCGAAATGATGCAGCCAATCTTCATCAACGGTGAATGTGTCTACACTTCCCCGTCTGTCAAAGAGATTGCCGCTTACTGCCGTCAGGAAAAAGATACCTTGTGGGATGAATCCAAACGACTCTTCAATCCTCACCAGATGTATATCGATCTGTCTCCAAGACTTTATGAAGTAAAGAAACAGCTTCTTGACCGCATGAGTGCTGATGACTAG
- the spoVG gene encoding septation regulator SpoVG has product MQITDVRVRKVAKEGKLKAVVSITMDEEFVVHDIKVIEGEKGLFIAMPSKRALDGEYRDIAHPINSGTRDRIQKIILDKYAEVLEETDDAETAEI; this is encoded by the coding sequence ATGCAGATTACAGATGTACGCGTGCGCAAAGTAGCAAAAGAAGGAAAATTAAAGGCAGTAGTATCAATTACAATGGACGAAGAATTTGTTGTTCACGATATTAAAGTCATTGAAGGGGAAAAAGGACTTTTCATTGCAATGCCGAGTAAGAGAGCACTGGATGGGGAATATCGTGATATTGCGCATCCAATCAATTCCGGTACAAGAGACAGAATCCAGAAGATCATTCTGGACAAGTATGCGGAAGTACTGGAAGAGACTGACGACGCGGAAACTGCAGAAATCTAA
- a CDS encoding glucose-1-phosphate adenylyltransferase yields the protein MIKKEMIAMLLAGGQGSRLGVLTAKVAKPAVAFGGKYRIIDFPLSNCINSGIDTVGVLTQYQPLRLNTHIGIGIPWDLDRNIGGVSILPPYEKSTSSEWYTGTANAIYQNLEYMETFNPDYVLILSGDHIYKMDYEVMLDFHKENHADVTIAAMPVPIEEASRFGIVITDEDKRITEFEEKPANPRSNLASMGIYIFSWPVLKEALIKMKDQPGCDFGKHIIPYCHEKKQRLFAYEYNGYWKDVGTLSSYWEANMELIDIIPEFNLYEEFWKIYTNNSIIPPQYISKEAVIDRSIIGDGAEIYGEIHNCVIGAGVVVGQGCVIRDSIIMQDVAIGNDCVIDKAIIAENVKVGDDVTLGIGNEAPNKLRSDIYNSGLVTIGENSVIPAGVQIGKNTAISGITVKEDYVQGALESGGVLIKAGDRS from the coding sequence ATGATAAAAAAGGAAATGATAGCAATGCTATTGGCAGGAGGACAGGGCAGCAGACTTGGCGTCCTGACTGCAAAAGTTGCTAAACCGGCTGTTGCATTTGGCGGCAAATACAGGATCATTGATTTTCCGCTGAGTAACTGTATCAACTCAGGAATCGATACAGTCGGTGTCCTGACCCAGTATCAACCACTCAGGCTTAATACACATATTGGAATTGGTATTCCGTGGGATCTGGACCGGAATATCGGAGGGGTGTCAATTCTTCCGCCGTATGAGAAGAGTACAAGCAGCGAATGGTATACAGGAACGGCGAATGCAATTTATCAGAATCTGGAGTATATGGAGACATTTAATCCGGATTATGTACTGATCTTATCAGGAGATCATATTTACAAGATGGATTACGAGGTCATGTTGGATTTTCACAAGGAGAATCATGCAGATGTGACGATCGCGGCAATGCCGGTTCCGATCGAAGAAGCAAGTCGTTTCGGAATCGTAATTACCGATGAAGACAAGAGAATCACCGAGTTTGAGGAGAAGCCGGCGAATCCGCGGAGCAATCTTGCGTCCATGGGAATTTATATTTTCAGCTGGCCGGTGCTCAAAGAGGCACTGATCAAGATGAAAGATCAGCCGGGATGTGATTTCGGAAAGCATATCATTCCGTACTGTCATGAAAAGAAGCAGAGACTGTTTGCATATGAATATAATGGTTACTGGAAGGATGTCGGTACATTGAGTTCTTACTGGGAAGCTAATATGGAACTGATCGACATTATTCCTGAATTTAATCTTTATGAGGAATTCTGGAAAATTTATACGAATAATTCAATTATACCGCCACAGTATATCTCAAAAGAAGCTGTGATCGACAGAAGCATCATTGGCGACGGAGCTGAGATATACGGCGAGATACATAACTGTGTGATCGGCGCAGGTGTTGTTGTTGGACAAGGCTGTGTGATCCGGGATTCGATCATCATGCAGGATGTTGCGATAGGAAATGACTGTGTGATCGACAAAGCGATCATTGCGGAGAATGTTAAGGTTGGAGATGATGTAACCCTTGGAATCGGCAATGAAGCACCGAACAAGCTCAGGTCTGATATCTACAATTCCGGACTGGTTACGATCGGTGAGAATTCTGTGATTCCGGCAGGAGTACAGATTGGAAAGAATACTGCGATCAGCGGTATTACCGTGAAGGAGGATTATGTACAGGGTGCTCTTGAAAGCGGCGGAGTATTGATAAAGGCGGGTGACAGATCATGA
- the murC gene encoding UDP-N-acetylmuramate--L-alanine ligase yields MYKIDFNQPCHIHFIGIGGISMSGLAEILLEEGFTVSGSDNKESALTDHLSQNGATVFYGQKASNIIDGIDLVVYTAAIHEDNEEFAEAKRRNLPMLSRAELLGQLMTNYKTPVAISGTHGKTTTTSMLSHIALAANLDPTISVGGILKAIEGNIRVGGPDLFITEACEYTNSFLHFSPKIGIILNVDADHLDFFKDLDDIRNSFHLFAKLLPENGTLVINGDIDKIEEITSDLSCRVITFGKEASLDYSAANITYNEQGNASFDVVKDGQNVAHLALAVGGEHNVYNALAAIAVADILGVPAETIQTGLASFHGTDRRFEYKGEVGGVTIIDDYAHHPTEIAATLKSAAHYPHKKLWCIFQPHTYTRTKALFSEFAEALAHADHVILADIYAARETDTLGISSTQLADAVKEHGCDATYLPSFAAIEEFVTTHCQPGDLLITMGAGDVVTIGEDLLKA; encoded by the coding sequence ATGTATAAAATTGATTTTAATCAGCCTTGCCATATCCACTTCATCGGAATTGGCGGCATCAGTATGAGCGGACTCGCTGAGATCCTTCTTGAAGAAGGCTTCACAGTATCCGGATCCGATAACAAAGAATCGGCACTTACGGATCATCTGTCTCAGAATGGTGCAACCGTATTTTACGGTCAGAAAGCTTCCAATATTATAGACGGTATCGACCTTGTAGTTTATACCGCAGCGATCCACGAAGACAACGAAGAATTTGCAGAAGCAAAGCGTCGGAATCTTCCGATGTTGTCCAGAGCAGAATTACTCGGTCAGCTTATGACTAACTATAAGACACCGGTTGCTATATCCGGTACACACGGTAAGACAACCACAACGTCTATGCTTTCTCATATTGCTCTTGCAGCAAACCTGGATCCGACAATCTCTGTCGGCGGTATCCTGAAAGCGATCGAAGGCAATATCCGTGTCGGCGGACCTGACCTTTTTATTACGGAAGCATGCGAATATACCAACAGTTTCCTGCACTTTTCCCCGAAAATCGGTATTATTCTGAATGTGGATGCGGATCACCTGGACTTTTTTAAAGACCTGGACGATATCCGTAATTCTTTCCACCTTTTTGCTAAGCTTCTTCCGGAAAACGGAACTCTCGTCATCAACGGAGATATTGATAAAATTGAAGAGATCACCTCCGATCTTTCCTGTCGTGTTATCACTTTTGGCAAAGAAGCTTCCCTGGATTACAGTGCAGCCAATATTACTTATAACGAACAGGGCAATGCCTCTTTCGATGTCGTAAAAGACGGACAGAATGTTGCCCATCTCGCTCTTGCAGTCGGCGGTGAGCACAACGTATATAACGCACTTGCGGCAATCGCAGTTGCCGATATTCTTGGTGTTCCTGCGGAGACGATCCAGACAGGTCTTGCTTCCTTCCACGGAACAGACCGTCGTTTTGAATACAAAGGTGAAGTCGGCGGAGTGACCATCATTGATGATTACGCACACCATCCGACAGAGATTGCTGCAACGCTGAAAAGTGCTGCACATTATCCACATAAAAAGCTGTGGTGTATTTTCCAGCCACATACTTATACACGTACAAAAGCATTATTCTCAGAATTTGCTGAAGCACTCGCACATGCAGACCATGTAATCCTTGCTGACATCTATGCAGCGCGTGAGACAGATACTTTAGGCATCTCTTCTACACAGCTTGCAGATGCAGTCAAAGAACATGGATGTGACGCAACTTATCTTCCAAGCTTTGCAGCCATCGAAGAATTCGTCACCACCCATTGCCAGCCTGGCGATCTTCTGATCACAATGGGTGCCGGAGATGTTGTAACCATTGGGGAAGACCTGTTAAAAGCTTGA
- a CDS encoding protease complex subunit PrcB family protein — protein sequence MRIKCRVTGVIWMLIFLGGCQVMEKEEAGGEMLEYSIVDEKKVPAEMTERIAGMEETPFQIMYVQGDRLYVGQGYGRQEMEGYAIRVDGCTEEKDVICVQTTLLGPGSDETEKDGEEMGNICMREDGFSQYPYVVLEMAKSEKPVIFE from the coding sequence ATGAGAATAAAATGCCGTGTGACAGGGGTGATCTGGATGCTGATTTTCCTTGGCGGCTGTCAGGTCATGGAAAAAGAGGAAGCGGGTGGAGAAATGCTGGAATATTCCATTGTGGATGAGAAAAAAGTTCCGGCGGAAATGACCGAACGCATTGCCGGGATGGAAGAAACCCCATTTCAGATCATGTATGTGCAAGGAGACCGGCTGTATGTCGGACAGGGGTATGGGAGACAGGAAATGGAGGGATATGCGATCCGGGTTGATGGCTGTACGGAAGAAAAAGATGTGATCTGTGTACAGACAACACTTCTGGGACCGGGAAGTGACGAGACAGAAAAAGATGGGGAGGAGATGGGAAATATCTGTATGCGGGAAGATGGATTTTCCCAATACCCATATGTTGTCCTGGAAATGGCAAAAAGCGAAAAACCGGTGATATTTGAGTAG
- the glgD gene encoding glucose-1-phosphate adenylyltransferase subunit GlgD, translated as MRAVGIILAGGNNNKMRELTQRRAVAAMPIAGSYRAIDFALSNMSNSHIQKVAVLTQYNARSLNEHLNSSKWWDFGRKQGGLYVFTPTITADNGYWYRGTADAIYQNLDFLKRCHEPYVIITSGDAVYKMDYNKVLEYHIAKKADITVVCRDLDQGEDATRFGILKMNENMRIEEFEEKPMVANSNTISTGIYIIRRRQLIDLIEHSAEEDRYDFVTDILIRYKNLKKIYGYKIKDYWSNISTVDAYYKTNMDFLKPEVRNYFFKQLPSIYSKVTDLPPAKYNPGAVVKNSLVASGSIINGTVENSVLFKKVFVGNNCVIKNSIILNDVYLGDNTYIENCIVESRDTIRANTRHVGEDGVKVVIEKNERYAL; from the coding sequence ATGAGAGCAGTTGGAATCATTTTAGCAGGCGGTAACAACAACAAGATGCGGGAGCTTACACAGAGGCGTGCAGTGGCAGCGATGCCGATCGCAGGAAGCTACCGGGCAATTGATTTTGCACTCAGCAATATGTCCAATTCGCACATCCAGAAGGTAGCAGTACTTACTCAGTATAATGCACGTTCACTGAATGAACATCTGAATTCTTCCAAGTGGTGGGATTTCGGACGTAAGCAGGGTGGTCTTTATGTATTTACACCGACGATCACCGCAGACAATGGCTACTGGTATCGTGGAACGGCAGATGCGATCTATCAGAACCTGGATTTCCTGAAGAGGTGCCATGAACCTTATGTGATCATCACATCCGGTGATGCGGTTTACAAGATGGATTATAACAAAGTACTGGAATACCACATTGCCAAGAAAGCAGATATCACTGTGGTATGCCGGGATCTGGATCAGGGCGAGGATGCAACCCGTTTTGGCATTCTGAAGATGAATGAAAATATGCGGATCGAAGAATTTGAGGAAAAACCGATGGTGGCAAATTCCAACACGATTTCCACAGGAATCTATATCATCCGCAGACGTCAGCTGATCGATCTGATCGAGCATTCAGCTGAGGAAGACAGATATGATTTTGTAACGGATATCCTGATCAGATACAAGAATCTGAAAAAGATATACGGTTATAAGATAAAAGACTACTGGAGCAATATTTCCACGGTCGATGCCTATTATAAGACAAACATGGATTTCCTCAAACCGGAAGTCCGGAACTATTTCTTTAAGCAGCTTCCAAGTATTTATTCCAAGGTGACAGATCTGCCTCCGGCAAAATATAATCCGGGTGCGGTCGTTAAGAACAGCCTTGTGGCAAGCGGAAGCATTATCAACGGAACCGTTGAGAATTCGGTTCTGTTTAAAAAAGTGTTTGTTGGAAATAATTGTGTGATCAAAAACTCAATTATTTTAAATGATGTGTATCTTGGGGACAATACTTACATTGAGAACTGTATTGTAGAGAGCAGGGATACGATCCGTGCCAATACACGGCATGTTGGTGAAGATGGCGTGAAAGTAGTAATAGAAAAGAACGAAAGGTACGCATTATAA